In the genome of Patescibacteria group bacterium, one region contains:
- a CDS encoding Maf family protein, with amino-acid sequence MKIILGSSSKYRKAVLESAGYTFDVMSPDVDEMAIRSTDYYELPLILARAKSEAIIPNVTEPALVITGDVVVICDGELYEKPESPEQVHAWLKKYGEGYPAEISCGIVVVNTHTGKKVEEREITKILFSPIPLHVVDEFIATGDPFSKAGGFSVQLPILKPYIKEQIGSIDSMMGMPLHIIKKLLKEVQS; translated from the coding sequence ATGAAAATCATTTTAGGATCATCATCAAAATACCGGAAAGCTGTACTTGAGAGTGCGGGATATACATTTGATGTTATGAGTCCTGATGTAGATGAGATGGCAATTCGATCTACTGATTATTATGAATTACCCCTAATATTAGCTCGAGCTAAGTCGGAAGCTATTATTCCTAACGTTACAGAACCAGCACTTGTTATAACAGGGGATGTAGTGGTTATCTGCGATGGTGAATTATATGAAAAGCCTGAATCACCTGAGCAAGTACATGCATGGCTTAAAAAATATGGAGAAGGATACCCCGCAGAAATTTCATGCGGAATAGTTGTAGTAAATACTCATACAGGAAAAAAAGTAGAGGAACGTGAGATAACTAAGATTTTGTTTAGTCCGATACCCCTTCATGTTGTAGATGAGTTTATCGCAACAGGGGACCCATTTAGTAAAGCGGGAGGCTTTAGTGTGCAGCTTCCAATTTTAAAACCATATATAAAAGAACAAATAGGCAGTATTGATAGTATGATGGGAATGCCATTACATATCATTAAAAAATTACTTAAAGAAGTTCAAAGCTAA
- a CDS encoding NUDIX domain-containing protein translates to MQEERPKVGIGVIIVRDGKILIGERVGNHGSGTFMIAGGHLEFGESFEQAALREAKEETGLIDLIMKGIVSISNDIAYDKHYVSITMLVESKTGEPYDAEPEKSKNWKWYDRNDLPENIFIPSRKSIKNYLGGVMYSD, encoded by the coding sequence ATGCAAGAAGAAAGACCAAAAGTGGGAATAGGAGTAATCATTGTCCGTGATGGAAAGATTCTTATTGGTGAACGAGTGGGGAATCATGGCTCTGGTACCTTTATGATTGCAGGTGGTCATTTGGAATTTGGGGAATCATTTGAACAAGCTGCATTACGTGAAGCAAAAGAGGAGACAGGGCTTATAGATCTCATTATGAAAGGCATAGTTTCGATTAGTAATGATATTGCCTATGATAAGCATTATGTTTCTATTACTATGCTTGTGGAATCAAAGACCGGCGAGCCGTATGATGCAGAACCAGAAAAATCTAAAAATTGGAAATGGTACGATCGAAATGATTTACCAGAAAATATATTTATACCGAGTAGAAAATCAATAAAAAATTATTTGGGAGGAGTTATGTATTCTGATTAA
- a CDS encoding pyridoxamine 5'-phosphate oxidase family protein yields MNDVEIKSKISDFISKQKLTVIATVDQANNKPESACIAFAERENLELIFGTSNLSRKYQNLQKNPHVSFVIGWDPTIGTVQYEGIAQEVPLEQKDAYAQIMIAKNPRSEKFMKREDQRYFLVKPTWIRILDMSVQPDVTHEITL; encoded by the coding sequence ATGAATGATGTAGAAATAAAAAGTAAAATCTCCGATTTCATTTCTAAGCAAAAGCTAACTGTTATTGCTACGGTAGATCAAGCTAATAACAAACCAGAAAGTGCTTGTATTGCTTTTGCTGAGCGAGAAAATTTAGAGTTAATTTTTGGTACTTCAAATCTCAGTAGAAAATATCAAAATCTTCAAAAGAATCCTCATGTTTCATTTGTTATTGGTTGGGATCCCACTATTGGTACTGTGCAATATGAAGGAATAGCTCAGGAAGTCCCACTAGAACAGAAAGATGCTTATGCACAGATAATGATTGCAAAGAATCCTCGGTCAGAGAAATTCATGAAACGAGAAGATCAACGGTATTTTCTTGTAAAGCCTACATGGATTAGAATTCTTGATATGAGTGTCCAGCCAGATGTTACTCACGAAATAACTCTATGA
- a CDS encoding peptidoglycan-binding protein, with translation MKKIGISMLIVACALAATPAFAQTSTTTATTSPAVNAYITQLQNLRQLQQGMTGEDVKMLQAYLATQPDIYPGGQITGYYGPLTTKAVAKLQKKMGLPAVGRVGPATLAALKNNLGSLDITLQTQNGLTVACAKIPPGHLIAPGQLKKLGQLPVAPTCQKLPPGIAAKLGMGTGTTTGTTTPPAIVAPIISNVVATSTATTTALITWNTNVSTTGKVWYSTTSPVTASSSSIMSTTLNGMNHSVVIPNLTASTTYYYTISATNSSNVSTSTSQQSFMTRSQ, from the coding sequence ATGAAGAAAATTGGTATTAGCATGCTCATTGTTGCCTGCGCATTGGCTGCAACTCCTGCATTCGCTCAAACAAGTACAACTACCGCAACAACATCCCCAGCTGTAAACGCATATATAACTCAGCTTCAAAACTTGCGACAGCTTCAGCAGGGAATGACTGGTGAAGATGTGAAAATGCTTCAGGCATATCTCGCAACTCAGCCTGACATTTATCCAGGAGGACAAATTACTGGATACTATGGTCCACTTACCACAAAGGCAGTAGCAAAGTTACAAAAGAAAATGGGATTGCCTGCTGTAGGCCGAGTGGGTCCTGCAACCCTTGCAGCTTTAAAGAATAATTTAGGTTCACTTGATATAACACTTCAAACACAGAATGGATTGACTGTAGCATGTGCAAAAATTCCACCAGGACATTTGATTGCTCCTGGTCAGCTTAAGAAATTAGGTCAGCTCCCAGTTGCACCAACGTGCCAAAAGCTTCCACCAGGAATTGCTGCAAAGTTGGGGATGGGAACAGGTACTACTACTGGAACAACAACTCCTCCTGCAATAGTCGCTCCAATAATTTCAAATGTTGTTGCAACAAGTACCGCCACAACAACAGCATTAATTACATGGAATACAAATGTAAGCACTACAGGAAAAGTATGGTATTCAACTACTTCTCCCGTAACAGCATCAAGTAGCTCTATCATGAGTACAACTTTAAATGGTATGAATCACAGTGTTGTAATTCCAAACCTTACTGCTTCAACAACATACTACTACACTATCTCAGCAACAAATAGTTCAAATGTTTCAACATCTACAAGTCAGCAGTCATTTATGACTCGCTCACAGTAA
- a CDS encoding TIGR00730 family Rossman fold protein, with amino-acid sequence MIKNIAVYCSSSDVLSSQYFTAAKETGTAIGANMYSLVYGGGNTGLMGSVAEYTQKANGTVVAVIPKAMEVLGLAYSTAEELIVTSDMYERKKIMSDRADAFITLAGGFGTLEEVLEVITQKQLHLHSKPIVFVNTNKFYDKLIEMFEVLFKEKTAKELYRDLYYVTATVEDAFEYIKKYTPPELPTKWFKDTGENIAEASPI; translated from the coding sequence ATGATAAAAAATATTGCCGTCTATTGTTCTTCAAGCGATGTACTTTCATCTCAGTATTTTACAGCTGCAAAAGAGACAGGCACAGCAATTGGCGCCAATATGTATTCTCTAGTATACGGAGGTGGTAATACTGGCCTTATGGGGAGTGTTGCTGAATATACACAAAAAGCTAATGGCACTGTTGTTGCTGTTATACCAAAAGCAATGGAAGTGCTTGGTCTCGCATACTCTACGGCAGAAGAGCTTATTGTTACCTCAGATATGTATGAGCGCAAAAAGATAATGTCGGACCGTGCAGATGCATTTATCACACTTGCAGGAGGATTTGGAACACTCGAAGAAGTATTAGAAGTGATCACACAAAAACAATTACACCTTCATAGTAAGCCTATAGTATTTGTTAATACTAATAAATTTTATGACAAGCTCATAGAAATGTTTGAAGTACTATTTAAAGAAAAAACGGCAAAAGAATTATATAGAGATCTTTATTATGTTACTGCTACCGTCGAAGACGCATTTGAATATATAAAAAAATATACTCCTCCAGAGTTACCGACAAAATGGTTTAAAGATACTGGAGAAAATATTGCTGAGGCTTCCCCTATTTAA
- a CDS encoding HD domain-containing protein, protein MQTIEQIYKDYKIMPGLQLHQLRVASVAKIVCESLPYNVDSDNVVLACLFHDMGNIIKSDLPRFPEFLEPEGIEYWQGVKDEYILKYGPKEHEATIIIAKELGVPDNAFEYLNRIGFSKLTINEKDEHPEFKICSYADMRVGPHGVLSIEQRLADARKRYEGRLHTVNTGEHESLAQSLRNIEKALFADSKIKPEDITDQSIKELMNSLKKHTL, encoded by the coding sequence ATGCAAACAATCGAACAAATTTATAAAGACTATAAAATCATGCCCGGGCTTCAACTGCACCAATTGCGCGTTGCGTCTGTAGCAAAAATCGTATGTGAAAGTCTTCCATATAATGTTGATTCAGATAACGTAGTTCTCGCATGTCTCTTCCATGACATGGGGAATATTATTAAATCTGACCTCCCACGGTTTCCAGAATTTCTCGAACCTGAGGGAATAGAATACTGGCAAGGGGTCAAAGATGAATACATTTTAAAGTATGGGCCAAAAGAACATGAGGCAACTATAATTATTGCTAAAGAATTGGGAGTGCCAGATAATGCTTTTGAATATCTGAACCGAATTGGTTTTTCAAAACTTACTATAAATGAAAAAGATGAGCATCCAGAATTTAAAATTTGCAGCTATGCAGATATGCGAGTGGGACCTCACGGTGTGCTTTCAATCGAACAACGTTTGGCTGATGCGAGAAAAAGATATGAGGGAAGATTGCATACTGTAAATACCGGCGAACATGAATCACTTGCGCAGTCCCTTAGAAATATTGAGAAAGCACTTTTTGCTGATTCAAAAATTAAGCCAGAAGATATTACTGACCAATCTATTAAAGAATTAATGAATAGTTTGAAAAAACATACACTATAA
- a CDS encoding MarR family transcriptional regulator, translating to MEGFHLMQQKMLAKHKPMASIDQVTFSQWRVLDVIDEHDYVTIKDIHTALNITSSAATQLVNELEKKKHVAREAHPDDKRATAITLTRNTKKFIQKFKDQHVQGFRKLFEALDDTEFEQYIHLHKKIIKNIINKK from the coding sequence ATGGAAGGTTTTCATCTTATGCAGCAAAAAATGCTGGCAAAGCATAAACCGATGGCAAGTATTGATCAGGTAACGTTTTCCCAATGGAGGGTGCTCGATGTTATAGATGAGCACGATTATGTTACTATTAAGGATATACATACAGCTCTAAACATTACGAGTAGTGCAGCAACCCAGCTTGTAAATGAATTAGAAAAGAAAAAGCATGTAGCAAGAGAGGCACATCCTGATGATAAGCGAGCAACAGCAATAACCTTAACTCGCAATACCAAAAAATTCATTCAGAAGTTTAAAGATCAGCATGTACAGGGTTTTAGGAAGTTGTTTGAAGCATTAGATGATACAGAGTTTGAGCAGTATATACATTTACATAAAAAAATAATAAAAAATATAATTAATAAAAAATAA
- the def gene encoding peptide deformylase, giving the protein MIVKHATQVGNPIIRSKAKSVKNITSKETKKIIKDLVDSMHYHALVGMAAPQIGKSLRVFVTEIRQTKNRKPKDLDPIRVFINPEITYYSKKVALGYEGCGSVASSELFGKVPRSESIVIKAYNEKGEPFEFTAQGLLARVIQHEQDHIEGKVFLDRITDTESFMSRNEYRAKFKK; this is encoded by the coding sequence ATGATTGTTAAACATGCTACACAAGTTGGAAATCCGATTATTCGCTCAAAGGCTAAGTCAGTTAAAAATATAACCTCAAAGGAAACTAAGAAGATTATTAAAGACCTCGTTGATTCAATGCACTATCATGCATTGGTGGGAATGGCTGCTCCTCAAATTGGTAAAAGCTTACGAGTTTTTGTTACCGAAATTCGACAAACAAAAAATCGTAAGCCAAAAGATTTGGATCCTATCAGAGTATTCATTAATCCTGAGATTACATATTATTCTAAAAAAGTAGCACTAGGATATGAAGGTTGTGGAAGTGTTGCAAGCTCAGAATTGTTTGGCAAAGTGCCCCGATCTGAATCTATTGTTATTAAAGCTTACAATGAGAAGGGCGAGCCATTTGAATTTACTGCACAGGGATTACTAGCTCGAGTGATTCAGCATGAACAAGATCATATTGAGGGTAAAGTATTTCTCGATCGAATAACAGATACAGAAAGTTTTATGAGCAGAAACGAATATAGAGCAAAGTTTAAAAAATAA
- a CDS encoding efflux RND transporter periplasmic adaptor subunit — translation MQKIKRFIKNYKVSVPVFIVVLIIIGFAATRGKAVVKSDTITAARGTVAQEVSVTGRVIPAQDVDLAVQSGGKVTSITAKVGQEVTAGQTLLRVDSADLQIRLGRQQAALAKAQITLNKGSSQTAEGDLKKAYDDGFSAIEDAFVDVPTIISEVHDMLYDNSYSPYLSDNNVRNTGDTAQKLKLDTGYEFDRVEDAYDVIIKRYQSFSRTASTEELESMLNETYALTKNLSDVIKDMRNLVKYISDRTAAPQPSEIARDEDTLEGYTTKVNSHLSEIVTVQNTIKNSRKGLTDESSDTQSNRIDIQQAQLDIQDTLVQISNRTIKSPVNGIVTKVDAEVGETISPSGPVISIISANQFEIEANIPEADMAKIAVGADTDVTLDAYGNDVVFKAKVVAIDPAETLVEGVATYRTTFQFVEKDERIKSGMTASIEVKGEQKENVIAVPQRSVITKNDQKFVQVLVGETIVDKPVQTGLRGSDGNIEITSGIVEGDKVVVFTEAK, via the coding sequence ATGCAAAAGATTAAAAGATTCATAAAAAACTATAAAGTATCGGTACCAGTATTCATTGTTGTACTTATTATCATTGGATTTGCAGCTACTCGAGGAAAAGCTGTTGTAAAAAGTGACACAATTACTGCTGCTCGGGGAACAGTGGCTCAAGAAGTAAGTGTAACTGGCAGAGTAATTCCTGCTCAAGATGTAGATCTTGCTGTTCAGTCTGGAGGTAAAGTTACTTCTATTACTGCAAAAGTTGGACAAGAAGTAACAGCAGGACAAACATTGCTACGTGTTGATAGTGCAGATCTACAAATTCGACTAGGACGCCAGCAAGCGGCTCTAGCAAAGGCTCAAATTACTCTTAATAAAGGATCAAGCCAGACAGCAGAGGGGGATTTGAAGAAGGCATATGATGATGGATTTAGTGCTATTGAAGATGCATTCGTAGATGTACCAACTATAATTTCCGAAGTACATGATATGTTGTATGACAATTCATACTCACCATATTTATCTGATAATAACGTTCGAAACACTGGTGATACAGCACAGAAATTAAAATTAGATACTGGATATGAATTTGATCGTGTGGAAGATGCCTATGATGTGATCATCAAACGATACCAATCTTTTAGTAGAACTGCATCTACAGAAGAACTCGAAAGTATGCTCAATGAAACCTACGCGCTCACTAAGAATCTTTCAGATGTTATAAAAGACATGCGAAACCTTGTGAAGTATATTTCTGATCGCACAGCCGCACCGCAACCAAGTGAAATTGCTCGAGATGAGGATACTCTTGAAGGATACACAACTAAAGTAAACTCACACCTTTCTGAAATTGTGACTGTTCAAAATACTATTAAAAACTCACGAAAGGGATTAACTGATGAATCAAGTGATACACAAAGTAATCGTATTGATATTCAACAGGCTCAACTTGATATTCAAGATACGCTAGTTCAAATAAGTAATCGAACAATTAAATCACCAGTAAATGGCATTGTTACAAAAGTAGATGCAGAAGTAGGGGAAACTATTTCTCCAAGTGGCCCTGTGATCTCAATTATTTCGGCAAATCAGTTTGAAATTGAAGCAAATATTCCTGAAGCTGATATGGCAAAGATTGCCGTGGGTGCTGACACCGATGTGACCCTAGATGCATATGGCAATGACGTCGTGTTTAAAGCAAAAGTAGTTGCTATAGATCCTGCAGAAACTCTAGTCGAAGGTGTAGCAACATATAGAACCACATTCCAGTTTGTTGAAAAAGATGAACGAATCAAATCTGGAATGACTGCAAGTATTGAGGTAAAGGGTGAACAGAAAGAAAATGTTATTGCAGTACCCCAGCGATCTGTCATTACAAAGAATGATCAAAAGTTTGTGCAGGTATTAGTGGGTGAAACAATTGTAGATAAACCTGTTCAGACTGGACTTCGAGGTTCTGATGGAAACATTGAAATTACAAGTGGAATTGTAGAAGGAGATAAAGTTGTTGTGTTTACTGAAGCAAAGTAG